In Lysobacter sp. FW306-1B-D06B, the sequence ACCCAGGAGTGGACGTCGGCCTTGACCTGAAAGCGGAAGCCGGAGGAGACCTCGACCAGCTCCACGCCGCGGTCGGCACAGGCTTCGCGCAGGGTTTCCAGCGCCTGCTCGACGCTGTCGGCCGGCGCCGGCTGGTCTTCGGGGAACAACGCGTGCAGCTGCGCCAGCGTCAGCGGCTGGTTCGCCGCCAGCAGCGCGGCTTCGACGATGCGGGTGATCAGTTGTTGATCCATGGATCGATCGGTTTCCAGTCTCTTGGCCCGTCAGTCCCGCGAACGCGGGCATCCGGTGCCTTGGAAGCGTTTGACGCCAAATCGGAGGTCGCCGGATTCCTGCTTTCGCGGGGACGACGGGGTGTTGCGGGATGACGCCTTGGCGCCGTCAGCCATCGTTGGCTGCCGGCTCGTCGAACTCGCTGCTCAGTTCGATCTCTTCCCCGTCCTTGAGCAGCGCGAGCGACTTCACGTAGATCGGTGCGAACGGTGCTTCCTGCACGATTTCCACCAGTTGCTCCTTGGCCAGCGTGAGCATGCCCAGGAACGTGACCACGATGCCGAGCTTGCCTTCCTCGGCGGTGAACAGCGTTTCGAAGCGATAGAAGGCGCCGTCCTTCAAGCGTTCCAACAGCTCGCCCATGCGCTGGCGGACGCTGAGGGCATCGCGCTTGATCGCGTGCTGGGTGAACAGCTCGGCGCGCTTGAGCACGTCGTGCAGGGCCAGCAGCATTTCCTTCAGATCCACCGGAGGCGGCAGTCGCACCGAGGCGCGGTCCGGGACGAAGGCCTGCACCGGCGCGGTGTCGCGGTCCTGGCGGGGCAGGGAATCGATGTCCTCGGCGGCCTTCTTGAAACGCTCGTACTCCTGCAGGCGGCGGACGAGCTCGGCGCGGGGGTCTTCTTCCTCGCCTTCCTCGTTCGGTGCGCGCGGCAGCAGCATGCGCGACTTGATCTCGGCCAGCATGGCGGCCATGACCAGGTAGTCGGCGGCCAGCTCGAAGCGCATCTCGTGCATGGCCTGGATGTAATCGACGTACTGGCGGGTGATGTCCGCCACTGGGATGTCGAGGATGTCCAGGTTCTGCCGGCGGATCAGGTACAGCAGCAGGTCGAGCGGGCCCTCGAACGCCTCGAGGATGACCTCCAGCGCATCCGGCGGGATGTACAGGTCCTGCGGGATCTGCAACACGGGCTGGCCGTGCACCACCGCCAGCCGCATTTCCTGCTGCTGAGGCGTGGTGTGGGCCGGGGCGGCCACGGGTTGCGGATCGCTCGCGTCGGCTGCGCGTTCTTCGGTCATTCGGAGGCGGCCCCTCCGGGCCACGGCACTGCATATCGCTCAGGCTGGCGGCCGTCGGGGCCACCGGGGATGCAACGGACTTGCTAAGACGAACTTGTCGGAACGTCGGGCCCGGTCCGAACGGCCATGGCCGGCGCGTCACGCGAGGGCGTGGCGGGCGACTTGGGGTTTCGGGCTCGGGGCCGTCGGGGGCAGCGGCGCACCTGGGTGCGTGCGAGGCGACGGTGTGGGGAGCCGGTCGCGTCGGGCCGCTGCAGCCGGCCTTGTGAAGGCAAGGGTACGGCCTCGCCCGGGCCGTGTCCAGCCGCTTGCCGACTACAATTCAGCTCGTTTCCCCCAATCCGAGGACGCACGGCGCATGTGGTACGTGATCGAAGGCTATGACGGCAAGGACGTGCTCGCCCAGCGGCTGGCTGCGCGGCCCGAGCACCTGGCGCGCCTGACCGCGCTGCGCGACGAGGGCCGGCTGCTGCTCGCCGGGCCGTGCCCGGCCATCGACGCCGAAGATCCGGGCCCGGCCGGCTTCAGCGGGAGCGTGGTCATCGCGGAGTTCGAGTCCCTCCAGGCCGCCCGCGCCTGGGCCGATGCCGATCCCTACGTGGCCGCCGGCGTCTACCAGCGCGTGGAGGTTCGTCCGTTCCGCAAGGTGCTGCCGTGAGCGGCCGCCCGCTGCCCAGGGCCGAGCGCGCGGCCGCGATCCGCACTGCGCTGGAGGCGGCCCTGGCCCCGATTTCGCTGGAGATCGAGGACGAAAGCCACCGCCACGCCGGGCATGCCGGCGCGGCGGACGGGCGAGGGCACTTCCGGGTGGACGTGGTCAGCGCGGCCTTCGCCGGGCTGACGCCGATTGCCCGCCATCGCGCGATCTACGCCGCGCTCGGCAACCTGATGGACACCGATATCCACGCATTGGCGATCCGCGCGCGGACCCCGGCCGAGGCGGAATGAGCCCGGCGAGTCGGCTGCGCGTCGTTGTCGCGGCGCAGCAATGGTCGCGTGGATTGGTGGCAGGAAGGCAGACGTTGGCGACGTTTCGCGCAACGACATAACGTCCGCTTTACACTCGAATTTGAAAACGATTACAGTCCGCGCGCATTGTCCGCGGAGGCCCTGCGTGTCGAGCGTAACCATTAAAGACGTCGCCCGCGTGGCGCAGGTATCGGTGGCCACCGTTTCGCGCGCGCTCAATGGCCACGGCAACGTGGCCGAAGACGTCCGCAACCGCGTCTTCGCCGCCGCGCAGGAGTTGCGCTACACGCCGCACGCCGCCGCGCGCAGCCTGAGCAGCCGGCGCACCCAGACGCTCGGCGTGGTCCTGCCGGACCTGCACGGCGAATTCTTCTCCGAGCTCATCCGCGGCATCGACCAGATCGCCCGCGCGCAACGGCTGCACCTGCTGGTGTCCAGCTATCACGGCAATCCGGAAGAGCAGGGCGCCGCGCTGCGCGCGATGCGCGGACGCGTCGACGGACTGATCGTCATGTCGCCCTTCGTCGAAACGCCGAGCCTGGGCGAACACCTCGATCCGTCGCTGCCGACCCTGCTCATCAACAGCCAGGCCGAACTCGACGGCACCGCCGTGCTGGGCGTCGACAACTACGGCGGCGCGGTGACGATGGTCGAGCACCTCGTCGCCATCGGCCATCGTCGCATCGCCTTCATCGCCGGTCCCACCGGCAATTTCGATGCGCACGAGCGTCTGCGCGGCTATCGCGATGCGCTCGCGCAGCGACTGCCCGGCACCGCCGAATGGGTGTTGCAGGGCGACTTCTCCGAAGCCTCCGGGCACCGTGCCGGACACGAGTTGCTCGCCGCCGCGCAGCGGCCCGATGCCGTGTTCGCCGCCAACGACATGATGGCGCTGGGCTGCCTGTTCGCCTTCGCGCAGGCCGGCGTGAACGTGCCGGGCGACATCGCCGTGGCCGGCTTCGACGACATTCCTCTGGCGCGCTACGTCCACCCGGCGCTCACGACCATCCGCGTCAACATCGCCGAACTCGGCGCGCGCGCGGCCCGATTGCTCATCGCGCAGGTCGCCGGAGATGCGGCCAGCGAATCGTCGGTGCTTTCGACGGAGCTGATCGTGCGCGAGTCGAGCGGTTCGCCCACGCCTTCCCCGCGTTCTCCGTGACCAACGCCCGCTGAGCGTCACGGATTCTTGTGGCTGTTCGCTGTAAACGATTCCATGCGGTTCGACATGCTTTTGGAGAGAGGAAGCATATGAATTCAAGGTTCCCCCGCCTTCCGTCGCGCAGGCTGCTTGCCTGCGCCCTGGCCAGTTGCCTGGCCGTCGCCGCCCCCGCGGTGATGGCGCAGAGCACCTCGGCGACCATCCGTGGACAGGTCACCGTCGACTCGGCCCCCGCGAGCGATGCGCAGATCACCGCCACCAACACGGCCACCGGACTCTCGCGCAAGGTGCAGGCCGTCAACGGTACCTACAACGTCGGCGGCCTCCCGCCCGGCACCTACCGCATCGACGCGGTCGCCGGCGGGCAGACCACGACCAAGACCGTAACGCTGGCCGTCGGCCAGACCGCCACGCTGAATCTTTCGGCCGGCGGCGTCGCGGAGACCGGTCCGGTCGCAGACGCCACGACGGTCGACACGGTCACCGTCACCGGTGTGGCGCTGGCGGAAGTGAAGACATCGGAAATCGCCACCTACGTAAGCGGCAAGCAGATCGACATGCTTCCGCAGAATTCGCGCAACTTCCTGTCCTTCGTCGATCTGGCGCCGGGCATGGAATTCCAGCAGGGCGCCGACGGCTCCACGCGCATCCGCTCCGGCGCCGGCACTCCCAATGGCATCAACGTCTACATCGACGGCGTCGGCCAGAAGGATTACGTGCTGCGCGGCGGCATCAGCGGCCAGGACTCCACCAGCGGCAACCCGTTCCCGCAATCGGCCATCGGCGAATACAAGATCATCACGCAGAACTACAAGGCCGAGTACGACCAGCTCAACAGCGCAGCGATCGTGGCCACCACGCGCTCGGGCACCAACAACTTCGAAGGCAGCTTCTTCTGGGACCGCACCTCCAAGGACTGGCGCACGCGCACGGTCTTCGAGGAGCGTCTGGACACCAAGGCCGAAACCGGTGCCGAACAATACGGCGCCACGTTCGGCGGCCCGATCCTGCGCGACACGGCGCACTTCTTCCTGGCCTACGAGGCGAAGGAGTTCGACCGGGCGCGCTCGCTGACGCTGGGCGAGGGCTACACCATCGACCGGTTGCCGGCAGCGCTGCAGGAAGAGGCCGGTACCGGACTGTTCATCGCGCCCTTCAAGGAAGATCTGTACTTCGCCAAGATCGACTGGCTGCTGGGTGAGGACCATTATTTCGAATTCACCACCAAGTACCGCGACGAGAGCGAGCTGACCAACCTCGGCAACGGTCCCAACCTGCCCAGTTACGCCACCAACAAGCTCAACGAGGAAACGCGCGTAGACCTGCGCTACCAGTTCACCCATGGTGCCTGGCTCAACGACGCGCACATCACCTACGAGGACGCTAGCTTCAACCCCAGCCCGCTCAACAACGGCGTGGCGTACAACCTGATCAACTTCAACGGCAGCGACGTCAACGCGCGCCTGATCACGCGCAGCGGGGCGGGCTCGGACTTCCAGGAGAAGGGACAGAAAGGCTGGGGCTTCCAGGACGACCTGACCTACACGGGCCTCACGGGCCACACCATGAAGATGGGCGTGAAGTTCAAGGATGTCGACGTCAGCGCGATCGAGCGCCAGCCGTACAACCCGCAGTTCACCTACGACGTCAACGGCAGCCTCGTCCAGCCCATCCACGTGCGGTTCGGTTCGGCCCTGCCGGGTGTCGGCGACGGCAGCGCGGAGTCGAGCAACAAGCAGTACGGCATCTATTTCCAGGACGACTGGGAGGTCAACGACCACCTGATCCTCAACCTCGGCCTGCGCTACGACTACGAGAAGAGCCCCAGCTACACCAACTTCGTCACGCCCGCCGACGTGGTCGACGCGCTGCGCGCGTCCACGGCGATCAACGCGCCGAACTCCGGCGTGAACATCAACGACTACATCAGCACCGGCAACAACCGCGACTCGTTCAAGGACGCCTGGCAGCCGCGCGTGGGTTTCTCCTACGACCTCAACGCCGACCAGCGCCACGTGATCTACGGCGGTGCGGGACGCGCCTACGACCGCAATCTCTTCGACTGGCTGCAACTGGAAGTCACCAAGGCCACGTTCCCGGCCACCAACGTGTACTTCCGCCGCGGCGACGGTACGTGCCCGCTCGCGACCGAACCGTGCGTGGACTGGAATCCGGCGTTCTTCGATCCGGCGACGCTGGCCGCGCTCGCGTCGCCCGACGGAGGTGGACGTGAGGTGTTCCTGCTCGACAACGATCTGAAGGTGCCGTACTCCGACCAGTTCAGCCTGGGCATGCGTAACACCGTGGGCGAATGGCTGACGGACGCCACGATCTCGTACGTGGAAGGGCACGACGGCTTCGCATGGTTGCTCGGCAACCGTCGCGACGACGGCACGTTCTTCGCGCCCGGCTTCCAGTGGGGCTCACCGTTCAACCAGGGACTGGACGGTTTCAGCAACCTGATCCTGGGCACCAACGGCCTCAAGACGCGCACCAGTTCGCTGTACCTGAAGGCGGAGAAGCCGTACACGGCCGAATCCGGCTGGGGCGTCACCATCGCGTACACCTTCCTGCACGCGGAGGAGATGCGCGAGTCGCCGGAAGTCTTCGCGCTGGATTACCCCACGCTCAACCAGTACGGCTGGAACGACGCCGAAGTGCCCGATCACCGCCTCGTCGCCACCGGCCTCTACGACGGCCCGTGGGGCGTGACGCTCTCGGGCAAGATCACGCTGTCGTCGAAGATCCCGCGCTACTTCGTCAACTGCTTCGACATCGATCGACCGAACAACTGCTTCATCGATCAGTACAAGCCGGATGGCGACTTCGGTTACAAGCAGGTCGATCTGGCGGCGCAGAAGGACTTCGACACCGGTTCGGGCTTCAAGATGTGGGTGCGCGGTGACATCCTGAACGTCTTCGACTGGGCGAACTACGACGGCTACGACGATTTCCCCGGGAACTTCGGGTCCCCGGCGAACCCCAACTTCGGTGAACCGAACTCGCAGGTCGCATTCCCGACCCGTACGTTCAAGCTCTCGCTCGGCTTCAACTTCTGACCCGGTCCGCCGGCCGCCTACCTCGTCGGGGCGGTCGGCGGACTCGGGGTGTCTTCTTACTGGATGAACAGCGTGCTGATGTTTCAATCGATCCGACGCAGTTGGGGAACTGCATCGCTGGTGGCGGTGCTGGTGTTCATTTCGGGCTGCGGGCGTAACGAGCCGGCATCACAGACCTATCCGATCGCAGCCGCGCCTCCGGTGGAAGTCGAACCGCTCAAGCCGACCAAGCTCGAACTGCCGCCGCTGTTCCGCGACATCGAGAAGCGCACGTTCCAGTTCTTCTGGGATACGACGAACGAAGTCAACGGCCTCACGCCCGATCGCTATCCCTCGCGTCCCTTCGCGAGCATCGCCTCGGTCGGTTTCGCGCTCACCGCGTACCCGATCGGCATCGAGAACGGCTGGGTCAGCCGCCGCCAGGCGGTGGACCGCACGCTCACCACGCTGAAGTTCTTCCGCGACATTCCTTCCGGCGAGCAGGCGGAAGGCAAGGGCGCCTATCACGGCTTCTACTACCACTTCCTGGAGATGGACACCGGCCACCGCTACCAGAGCTGGGTCGAACTCTCCAGCGTGGACACGGCGCTGCTGATGATGGGCGTGCTGTTCGCGCAGAGTTACTACGACCGCGACGATCCGCGCGAGAAGGAAATCCGCGACATCGCCGACACGCTCTATCGCCGCGTCGACTGGCCGTGGCTGCAGCGCAACGCGCCGTTGATCTCGATGGGCTGGTTCCCCGAGAGCGGCTTCATCCAGCACGACTGGACCGGCTACAACGAGGCGATGATGCTCTACATCCTCGCGCTCGCTTCGCCCACGCATCCGGTGGAGCCGGAAGCATGGGAGGTGTGGACGCGCACCTACAACGACTCCTGGGGCGTCTATCAGGGCGAGGAATACCTGGCCTTCGGCCCGTTGTTCGGCCATCAGTACAGCCACGTCTGGATCGACTTCCGCGGCATCCAGGACGACTACATGCGCGAGCGCGGCATCGATTACTTCGAGAACAGCCGCCGCGCGGCTTACGCGCAACGCGCCTACGCCATCGCCAATCCGATGAAATGGAAGGACTACGGCCCGGAAGTGTGGGGCCTCACCGCCAGCGACGGCCCGCAGCAGACGCTGCAGGAGTTCCGCGGCGAACAGCGCCAGTTCCGCCACTACTCCGCACGCGGCGCCGGCCTGCGCGACACCT encodes:
- a CDS encoding TonB-dependent receptor, giving the protein MNSRFPRLPSRRLLACALASCLAVAAPAVMAQSTSATIRGQVTVDSAPASDAQITATNTATGLSRKVQAVNGTYNVGGLPPGTYRIDAVAGGQTTTKTVTLAVGQTATLNLSAGGVAETGPVADATTVDTVTVTGVALAEVKTSEIATYVSGKQIDMLPQNSRNFLSFVDLAPGMEFQQGADGSTRIRSGAGTPNGINVYIDGVGQKDYVLRGGISGQDSTSGNPFPQSAIGEYKIITQNYKAEYDQLNSAAIVATTRSGTNNFEGSFFWDRTSKDWRTRTVFEERLDTKAETGAEQYGATFGGPILRDTAHFFLAYEAKEFDRARSLTLGEGYTIDRLPAALQEEAGTGLFIAPFKEDLYFAKIDWLLGEDHYFEFTTKYRDESELTNLGNGPNLPSYATNKLNEETRVDLRYQFTHGAWLNDAHITYEDASFNPSPLNNGVAYNLINFNGSDVNARLITRSGAGSDFQEKGQKGWGFQDDLTYTGLTGHTMKMGVKFKDVDVSAIERQPYNPQFTYDVNGSLVQPIHVRFGSALPGVGDGSAESSNKQYGIYFQDDWEVNDHLILNLGLRYDYEKSPSYTNFVTPADVVDALRASTAINAPNSGVNINDYISTGNNRDSFKDAWQPRVGFSYDLNADQRHVIYGGAGRAYDRNLFDWLQLEVTKATFPATNVYFRRGDGTCPLATEPCVDWNPAFFDPATLAALASPDGGGREVFLLDNDLKVPYSDQFSLGMRNTVGEWLTDATISYVEGHDGFAWLLGNRRDDGTFFAPGFQWGSPFNQGLDGFSNLILGTNGLKTRTSSLYLKAEKPYTAESGWGVTIAYTFLHAEEMRESPEVFALDYPTLNQYGWNDAEVPDHRLVATGLYDGPWGVTLSGKITLSSKIPRYFVNCFDIDRPNNCFIDQYKPDGDFGYKQVDLAAQKDFDTGSGFKMWVRGDILNVFDWANYDGYDDFPGNFGSPANPNFGEPNSQVAFPTRTFKLSLGFNF
- a CDS encoding YciI family protein — protein: MWYVIEGYDGKDVLAQRLAARPEHLARLTALRDEGRLLLAGPCPAIDAEDPGPAGFSGSVVIAEFESLQAARAWADADPYVAAGVYQRVEVRPFRKVLP
- a CDS encoding LacI family DNA-binding transcriptional regulator, producing the protein MSSVTIKDVARVAQVSVATVSRALNGHGNVAEDVRNRVFAAAQELRYTPHAAARSLSSRRTQTLGVVLPDLHGEFFSELIRGIDQIARAQRLHLLVSSYHGNPEEQGAALRAMRGRVDGLIVMSPFVETPSLGEHLDPSLPTLLINSQAELDGTAVLGVDNYGGAVTMVEHLVAIGHRRIAFIAGPTGNFDAHERLRGYRDALAQRLPGTAEWVLQGDFSEASGHRAGHELLAAAQRPDAVFAANDMMALGCLFAFAQAGVNVPGDIAVAGFDDIPLARYVHPALTTIRVNIAELGARAARLLIAQVAGDAASESSVLSTELIVRESSGSPTPSPRSP
- a CDS encoding BolA family protein, with the translated sequence MSGRPLPRAERAAAIRTALEAALAPISLEIEDESHRHAGHAGAADGRGHFRVDVVSAAFAGLTPIARHRAIYAALGNLMDTDIHALAIRARTPAEAE
- a CDS encoding ScpA family protein, which encodes MTEERAADASDPQPVAAPAHTTPQQQEMRLAVVHGQPVLQIPQDLYIPPDALEVILEAFEGPLDLLLYLIRRQNLDILDIPVADITRQYVDYIQAMHEMRFELAADYLVMAAMLAEIKSRMLLPRAPNEEGEEEDPRAELVRRLQEYERFKKAAEDIDSLPRQDRDTAPVQAFVPDRASVRLPPPVDLKEMLLALHDVLKRAELFTQHAIKRDALSVRQRMGELLERLKDGAFYRFETLFTAEEGKLGIVVTFLGMLTLAKEQLVEIVQEAPFAPIYVKSLALLKDGEEIELSSEFDEPAANDG